The proteins below come from a single Prolixibacter sp. NT017 genomic window:
- a CDS encoding bifunctional response regulator/alkaline phosphatase family protein, with the protein MKTIRILWADDEIDLLKPHLLFLEGKGYSVTAVTNGDDAIEQVNRKNFDIIFLDENMPGLSGLETLASIKNVVPGIPVVMITKSEEEDIMEEAIGAKIADYLIKPVNPNQILLSIKKNIDKAELVTRKTTSAYQSEFARLGMQINDSLTHEDWVEVYRKLVFWELELEESDDHTMDEVLLMQKSEANQAFSRFVKKNYFDWLEQPAGERPLISPDLFRHRVFPLLDQGEKVFVLLIDNLRYDQWRILQQIVREYYTTDEEELYFSILPTATMYARNAIFSGLMPSEIAKTYPNLWLNEEEEGIKNQHEEELFTRQMARYGRSEKFSFEKMTNLKSGRRVLDNLANMLENPLSVMVINFVDIMSHARTEMDMIRELANDEAAYRSLTESWFRHSPLLELIKELSTRDIKLVVTTDHGTIRVHNPLKVIGERSTNTNLRYKQGRNLKYNRKEVFEMTNPGAGFLPSSNVSSTFIFASGTDFFAYPNNYNYYVSYYRDTFQHGGISLEEMLVPFVTLSPR; encoded by the coding sequence ATGAAGACGATCCGAATTCTTTGGGCCGACGATGAAATTGATTTGCTTAAACCTCACCTGCTTTTCCTCGAAGGAAAGGGGTATAGCGTAACTGCTGTAACAAACGGCGATGATGCCATCGAACAGGTCAACCGAAAGAACTTTGACATTATCTTTCTTGATGAGAATATGCCCGGCCTCAGTGGTCTGGAAACACTCGCCTCCATCAAGAATGTTGTCCCCGGAATCCCCGTGGTGATGATTACCAAAAGTGAGGAAGAGGACATTATGGAGGAGGCTATCGGTGCTAAAATCGCTGACTACCTGATTAAACCTGTCAATCCCAATCAGATATTACTTTCCATTAAGAAGAATATTGATAAAGCGGAATTGGTTACCCGGAAAACGACCTCTGCTTATCAGAGTGAATTTGCACGACTGGGCATGCAAATCAACGACTCGCTGACGCACGAGGATTGGGTGGAAGTGTACCGGAAACTGGTTTTCTGGGAATTGGAACTCGAGGAATCGGACGATCACACGATGGACGAAGTGCTGCTGATGCAAAAAAGCGAAGCCAATCAGGCATTTTCCCGTTTCGTGAAAAAGAATTATTTCGACTGGCTGGAACAACCGGCCGGCGAACGCCCGTTAATTTCTCCCGATCTTTTCCGTCACCGCGTTTTCCCGTTGCTCGACCAGGGTGAAAAAGTCTTTGTCTTGCTGATTGATAATCTCCGATACGATCAATGGCGTATTCTTCAGCAGATTGTTCGGGAATATTACACGACCGACGAAGAGGAATTGTACTTCAGTATTTTACCTACTGCGACGATGTATGCCCGGAATGCGATTTTTTCAGGATTGATGCCGTCCGAAATTGCCAAAACCTATCCGAATCTTTGGTTGAATGAAGAGGAAGAGGGCATCAAGAATCAGCACGAAGAGGAGTTGTTTACCCGCCAGATGGCTCGTTATGGGCGAAGTGAGAAATTCAGTTTCGAAAAGATGACCAACCTGAAATCAGGCCGGCGTGTGCTCGATAACCTCGCCAATATGCTCGAAAATCCACTTTCCGTGATGGTCATCAACTTTGTCGATATTATGTCGCATGCGCGGACGGAAATGGACATGATTCGCGAGCTGGCCAACGACGAAGCGGCTTACCGATCTCTCACCGAATCGTGGTTCCGACACTCTCCATTGCTCGAGTTGATTAAGGAGCTGTCGACAAGAGATATCAAGCTCGTGGTCACGACCGACCACGGTACCATTCGCGTTCACAATCCGCTTAAGGTGATAGGCGAACGGTCAACAAATACCAACCTGCGCTACAAGCAGGGGCGTAATCTGAAATACAATCGGAAGGAAGTATTTGAAATGACGAACCCGGGAGCGGGATTTTTGCCGTCGTCCAATGTCAGTTCAACGTTTATTTTCGCCAGTGGAACCGATTTCTTCGCGTACCCGAATAACTACAATTATTACGTGAGTTATTACCGAGATACCTTCCAGCACGGTGGTATTTCACTGGAGGAAATGCTCGTGCCGTTTGTTACGCTTTCTCCGCGTTAA
- a CDS encoding DUF4177 domain-containing protein — protein sequence MDRYEYKFYRIKLTPFFRKPKEDYHEVTARMTKDGWKLVQIFAPPTSGYGSASYFELIFERQRM from the coding sequence ATGGATCGCTACGAATACAAATTCTACCGCATCAAGCTGACTCCTTTTTTTAGGAAGCCCAAAGAAGACTACCACGAAGTAACAGCGCGCATGACAAAAGACGGCTGGAAGCTGGTACAGATTTTTGCACCGCCAACTTCGGGGTACGGTTCTGCCAGCTATTTTGAGCTTATTTTCGAACGTCAGCGAATGTAA
- the rlmN gene encoding 23S rRNA (adenine(2503)-C(2))-methyltransferase RlmN encodes MEKERLFGKTLDELKAVAAQVGLPKFAAKQMADWLYKKDIRSIDEMTNLSVKGREALKEHFEFGLSAPTKVQASIDGTKKYLFPTDHAKFIETAMIPENDRKTVCVSSQVGCKMGCLFCMTGKQGFQGHLTAGEIVNQIRSIEENGEVSNIVYMGMGEPFDNLDNVLKSVEILTSDWGYAMSPKRITVSTIGILPGMKKFLETSTAHLAVSLHSPFDEERKQLMPIQTAYPIQKVLDEIKSWEFGRQRRVSFEYIMFGGLNDTPAHAKELARILNGIKCRINLIRFHPIPDTPLKSSDEETLQSFKDLLNSKGILTTIRASRGQDIYAACGLLSTKALVKKEEEPDY; translated from the coding sequence ATGGAGAAGGAAAGATTATTTGGAAAAACGCTCGATGAACTGAAAGCAGTAGCAGCACAGGTTGGCTTGCCCAAATTTGCGGCCAAACAGATGGCTGACTGGCTGTACAAAAAGGACATTCGTTCCATCGACGAGATGACCAACCTGTCGGTGAAGGGAAGGGAAGCGTTGAAAGAGCATTTTGAATTCGGACTGAGCGCACCAACCAAAGTACAGGCCAGCATCGACGGAACCAAGAAATATCTTTTCCCCACTGACCATGCGAAATTCATCGAAACAGCGATGATCCCGGAGAACGATCGCAAAACCGTTTGCGTATCGTCGCAGGTGGGTTGTAAAATGGGCTGCCTCTTCTGCATGACCGGAAAGCAAGGTTTCCAGGGACACCTGACTGCCGGCGAAATTGTGAACCAGATTCGCAGCATCGAGGAAAACGGTGAGGTAAGTAACATCGTATACATGGGAATGGGCGAACCGTTCGACAACCTCGACAATGTCCTGAAGAGCGTCGAAATCCTGACGTCGGACTGGGGCTATGCGATGAGTCCAAAACGAATCACCGTTTCGACCATTGGTATCCTTCCGGGAATGAAAAAATTCCTGGAAACCAGCACGGCCCATTTGGCTGTCAGCCTGCACTCACCTTTCGATGAGGAGCGCAAACAGCTGATGCCGATCCAAACCGCTTACCCGATTCAAAAAGTTTTAGACGAGATCAAAAGCTGGGAATTTGGCCGGCAACGCCGCGTTTCATTCGAGTACATCATGTTTGGCGGATTGAACGATACCCCGGCACACGCCAAGGAGCTGGCCCGCATCCTCAACGGCATCAAATGCCGTATCAACCTCATCCGGTTTCATCCCATTCCGGATACACCGCTCAAAAGCAGCGATGAAGAGACACTGCAGTCATTCAAGGATTTGCTCAACAGCAAAGGAATTCTGACCACCATTCGTGCTTCGCGCGGACAGGACATTTATGCCGCCTGCGGATTGCTGTCGACCAAAGCGCTGGTGAAAAAAGAAGAAGAGCCGGACTATTAA
- a CDS encoding ferredoxin--NADP reductase, with translation MGKSADYTKYDDELYQVALLKNDEIAPGVYVLSLPRLHDFKAGQVVKIGLPEGEPPRMYSICSGEKEDELKILFNVKGGGWLTPRLAKLQPGDSILISEPMGDFTGDDEPAWWVASGTGIAPFYSMFKSGLGTNKTVVHGGRYLQNFYFEDEFLPELKDQYIRCCSQEKGGDVYHGRLTHFLEDQNNLPKDQKFYLCGSPEMVVETRDLLIRKGIPYGNIVAEIYF, from the coding sequence ATGGGAAAATCAGCTGATTACACAAAATACGACGATGAGTTATACCAGGTAGCCCTTCTGAAAAACGACGAAATTGCGCCCGGTGTTTATGTTCTTTCCTTGCCCCGGCTCCACGATTTCAAAGCAGGACAAGTAGTAAAAATCGGTCTGCCGGAAGGCGAACCACCCCGCATGTACAGCATTTGCAGCGGCGAAAAAGAAGACGAACTGAAAATCCTGTTCAACGTAAAAGGCGGTGGTTGGCTCACACCGCGTCTGGCCAAGTTACAGCCCGGCGATTCAATTCTGATTTCGGAACCGATGGGTGATTTCACCGGTGATGATGAACCAGCCTGGTGGGTAGCTTCTGGAACCGGGATTGCGCCATTCTACAGCATGTTCAAATCCGGTTTGGGCACAAACAAAACGGTTGTACATGGCGGACGTTACCTCCAAAATTTTTACTTCGAAGATGAGTTCCTGCCGGAATTGAAAGATCAGTATATCCGTTGCTGTTCGCAGGAAAAAGGCGGCGATGTGTACCACGGACGACTTACCCATTTCCTGGAAGACCAGAATAATTTACCGAAGGATCAGAAATTCTATCTCTGCGGTAGTCCGGAAATGGTCGTCGAAACCCGCGACCTGCTCATCCGGAAAGGAATTCCCTACGGAAACATTGTGGCCGAAATCTATTTTTAA
- the dcd gene encoding dCTP deaminase, translating to MILSGKEIEKQLNRKIFIDPFRPEQLNPNSYNLRLHNQLLVYDEDVLDMKSPNKVSEMEIPPEGLTLQPNKLYLGRTLEYTRTEDYVPMLEGRSSVGRLGLFIHVTAGFGDVGFSGYWTLEIFCVQPVRIYAGVEICQIYYHTIDGEYERYKSGKYQLNQGIQPSLLYRDFE from the coding sequence ATGATCCTGTCGGGAAAGGAAATTGAAAAACAGCTGAACCGGAAGATCTTTATTGATCCCTTCCGGCCTGAGCAGTTGAATCCGAACAGTTACAATCTTCGTTTGCATAACCAACTATTGGTGTACGATGAGGATGTGCTTGACATGAAGAGTCCGAACAAGGTGAGTGAGATGGAAATTCCACCGGAAGGCCTGACACTGCAACCCAATAAACTGTACCTGGGACGTACCTTGGAGTACACCCGGACCGAGGATTACGTTCCGATGCTCGAAGGACGTTCGTCTGTCGGGCGACTGGGACTGTTTATTCATGTGACGGCAGGCTTCGGCGATGTGGGATTCAGCGGTTACTGGACACTGGAAATATTTTGTGTTCAGCCGGTTCGTATTTATGCCGGTGTGGAAATCTGCCAGATTTACTACCACACCATCGACGGGGAATACGAACGGTATAAAAGTGGAAAATATCAATTGAATCAGGGGATACAACCGAGTTTGCTTTACAGGGATTTTGAGTGA
- the yidD gene encoding membrane protein insertion efficiency factor YidD codes for MGKWVRKIFIWILKIPVYFYRYFISPMTPASCRHIPTCSEYAVKALEIHGPIKGLFLGTRRILHCHPWGTHGYDPVPPRKIKVKTLKLK; via the coding sequence ATGGGAAAGTGGGTTCGTAAAATTTTTATCTGGATTTTGAAGATTCCGGTGTATTTCTACCGGTATTTCATTTCGCCAATGACACCGGCTTCGTGCCGCCATATTCCAACGTGTTCGGAGTATGCGGTGAAGGCGCTGGAAATTCACGGCCCCATTAAGGGTTTGTTTCTGGGAACCCGACGCATTCTGCATTGTCACCCCTGGGGAACACATGGCTATGACCCGGTTCCACCGAGAAAAATTAAAGTGAAAACCCTTAAACTGAAGTAG
- a CDS encoding metal ABC transporter solute-binding protein, Zn/Mn family has product MKKILILLTIASFLFGSCSNRSHKSSGGSQADSAAVFVSILPLKYFAKQIIGDRFPVEVMVPPGASPATYEPTPRQIQKLSNAAAYFAVGHLGFENAWLNRIRQANPNMELFYTDTGITLIKGDTIQHGDHDHHEGVDPHIWTSPKQAKQIAINIFEGMVAIDPGNREYYYQNLQKLFDEIARVDHEVSMKLSLLKGKRFLIFHPSLGYLARDYGLIQESIEFEGKSPSPKHMEEIVKKARKQHIKLILIQKQFDKADAETIAREIHADVMQIDPLDEDWPKETLSIAAKLFDSLW; this is encoded by the coding sequence ATGAAGAAGATTTTAATTTTGTTGACCATTGCGTCATTTCTGTTTGGTTCCTGTTCAAATCGTTCGCACAAGTCGTCTGGTGGCAGCCAGGCTGATTCTGCTGCGGTTTTTGTCAGTATTCTACCGTTAAAATATTTTGCCAAACAAATCATTGGCGATCGGTTTCCCGTTGAGGTGATGGTTCCGCCGGGAGCGAGTCCGGCTACTTATGAGCCTACGCCCCGGCAAATACAAAAACTTTCGAATGCAGCGGCCTACTTTGCGGTTGGTCATCTTGGTTTTGAGAATGCGTGGTTGAACCGCATCCGGCAGGCCAATCCCAACATGGAATTGTTTTACACCGATACCGGAATTACGCTGATTAAGGGTGATACGATACAACACGGCGACCACGACCATCACGAAGGGGTCGATCCGCATATCTGGACATCGCCCAAGCAGGCCAAGCAAATTGCCATCAATATCTTCGAAGGAATGGTGGCCATCGATCCGGGTAACCGGGAATATTACTACCAAAACCTGCAGAAGCTGTTTGACGAGATTGCCCGGGTTGACCACGAGGTCAGCATGAAGCTGTCTCTATTGAAAGGAAAGCGGTTCCTGATTTTCCATCCGTCGCTGGGCTACCTGGCACGCGACTATGGTCTGATTCAGGAATCCATCGAATTTGAAGGGAAATCACCTTCGCCCAAACACATGGAGGAGATTGTGAAAAAGGCCCGGAAGCAGCACATCAAGCTGATCCTGATTCAGAAGCAATTCGATAAAGCGGACGCTGAAACCATTGCCCGCGAAATCCATGCCGATGTGATGCAAATCGACCCACTGGACGAGGACTGGCCAAAGGAAACACTCTCTATTGCAGCTAAGTTGTTTGACAGTCTTTGGTGA
- a CDS encoding metal ABC transporter ATP-binding protein, producing the protein MESLLEIRNMSAGYEKKVVLSNVNLTVNPQDFIGVIGPNGGGKTTLLKTMLGLLPPIKGEIVFNESMREGSHHHIGYLPQVNRIDKKFPITVFDVVRSGLMSRNRLIGRYSREENERTTDLLQKMGIYTLRKKAVGELSGGQLQRVLLSRALVNQPKLLILDEPNTYVDNKFERELYERLRILNKDMAIMLVSHDVGTITAYVKTIACVNRNLHYHPSNKISTEQLAAYECPIQIISHGQIPHTVLLQHDH; encoded by the coding sequence ATGGAAAGTCTCCTCGAAATACGCAATATGTCCGCGGGCTACGAAAAGAAAGTGGTCCTGAGCAACGTGAACCTGACCGTTAATCCCCAAGATTTTATCGGGGTAATTGGCCCCAATGGAGGTGGAAAAACGACCTTGCTGAAAACCATGCTGGGGTTGTTGCCACCCATCAAAGGCGAAATTGTTTTCAATGAGTCGATGCGGGAAGGTTCCCATCATCATATTGGGTATCTGCCGCAGGTGAACCGGATTGACAAGAAGTTTCCCATTACGGTTTTTGATGTGGTGCGAAGCGGACTGATGTCGCGGAACCGGCTGATTGGACGTTATTCCCGCGAGGAAAACGAACGAACTACCGATTTGCTGCAAAAGATGGGTATTTACACTTTGCGGAAAAAAGCAGTCGGCGAACTGTCAGGCGGACAGTTGCAACGGGTGTTGTTGAGCCGTGCGTTGGTGAACCAGCCGAAATTGCTGATTCTGGACGAGCCGAACACGTATGTCGACAATAAGTTTGAGCGTGAGTTGTACGAGCGGCTGCGTATCCTTAACAAGGATATGGCGATTATGCTGGTTTCGCACGACGTGGGTACGATTACTGCTTATGTAAAAACCATCGCTTGTGTGAATCGCAACCTGCATTACCACCCGTCGAATAAAATATCAACCGAACAACTGGCGGCTTATGAATGTCCGATTCAGATTATCTCGCACGGACAAATACCGCACACCGTTCTCTTACAACACGATCACTAA
- a CDS encoding metal ABC transporter permease: MDSLASIFQFGFFQNAFWAALMASITCGLVGTYIVSRRIVFISGGITHASFGGIGLGYFLGINPILGALIFGVLSALGIEFFTRKADVREDSAIAMLWAFGMAIGIIFVYLTPGYAPNLMSYLFGNILTVSAGNLLFMGLITLAVIAFFITFFRMILFVSFDEEFALTNNAPVRLFNLVLISLVALTIVMNIRVVGIILVMSLLTIPQAISNIFTRNFGTMMILSVIFAFIGSMAGLLFSYSFNIPSGASIIFALVILFGILKLGSVGLERLGKNMRLPRV; the protein is encoded by the coding sequence ATGGATAGCCTGGCCTCAATTTTTCAATTCGGATTTTTTCAAAATGCCTTCTGGGCGGCGCTCATGGCGAGCATCACCTGTGGACTGGTGGGAACTTACATCGTTTCGCGACGCATTGTTTTCATCAGCGGTGGTATTACACACGCTTCGTTTGGCGGCATCGGTCTGGGATATTTCCTGGGCATCAACCCGATCCTGGGAGCGTTGATTTTTGGTGTGTTGTCGGCACTGGGCATCGAATTCTTTACCCGCAAAGCAGATGTGCGCGAGGACTCGGCTATCGCGATGTTGTGGGCATTTGGTATGGCTATCGGAATTATTTTCGTGTACCTCACACCGGGTTATGCGCCCAACCTGATGAGTTACCTTTTCGGGAATATCCTGACGGTTTCAGCCGGGAATTTACTTTTCATGGGGCTGATAACCTTGGCGGTAATTGCCTTTTTCATCACCTTCTTCCGGATGATCCTGTTTGTGTCGTTCGACGAAGAGTTTGCCCTGACCAACAATGCGCCGGTACGGTTATTCAACCTGGTGTTGATTAGTTTGGTGGCGCTAACTATTGTGATGAATATCCGCGTGGTGGGAATCATCCTGGTGATGTCACTGCTGACCATTCCACAGGCCATTTCCAATATCTTCACCCGGAACTTCGGTACCATGATGATTTTGTCGGTGATTTTTGCCTTCATTGGTTCCATGGCCGGACTACTCTTTTCCTATTCTTTTAATATCCCTTCCGGCGCGTCCATCATCTTTGCGCTCGTGATCCTGTTTGGAATCCTGAAACTCGGCTCGGTTGGACTGGAACGACTCGGTAAGAACATGAGGTTGCCGCGGGTCTGA
- the tnpA gene encoding IS200/IS605 family transposase, whose translation MASYHQILYHITFRTKNNQKVLHYSSNDDLLRYIWGILKNKNCKLYRVNAVSDHVHLVCYLHPSVALADLVREIKVSTSLWIKREKIYPRFNGWAEGYGAFTMSLREKDATIKYVMNQQEHHKKADFREEYIKLLNENGVTFDEKYLL comes from the coding sequence ATGGCCAGTTACCATCAAATCCTTTATCACATTACATTCCGGACGAAGAATAACCAAAAAGTACTTCACTACTCTAGTAACGATGACTTGTTGAGATACATATGGGGCATCTTGAAAAACAAAAATTGTAAGCTATATCGGGTTAATGCGGTTTCAGATCATGTGCATCTGGTTTGTTATCTTCATCCTTCAGTAGCATTAGCTGATTTAGTTCGGGAAATAAAGGTTTCTACTTCGCTTTGGATAAAGAGAGAAAAGATCTATCCTCGATTCAATGGATGGGCTGAAGGCTACGGAGCTTTTACCATGTCATTAAGGGAAAAGGACGCGACCATAAAATATGTGATGAATCAACAGGAGCATCACAAGAAAGCCGATTTTCGAGAGGAATACATCAAGCTTTTAAATGAGAACGGGGTTACGTTCGACGAGAAGTATCTACTTTAA
- a CDS encoding bifunctional UDP-sugar hydrolase/5'-nucleotidase, giving the protein MNWKHLARGRFLLLILSLTLLLSSCQKKTVNLEFIETSDVHGSLFPWNFMTDTTANHSLASVYSYVKAERAKPDQDVILLDNGDILQGEPDVYFSNFLQPDSTNIVARVYNFMKYDAATVGNHDIEAGHHVYDKVRSEMHMPWMAANAVRTDDGKPYFKPYTIIEKEGVKIAVLGMITPHIPYWLPEKIWKGMEFEDMIETARKWVKIIQEKEHPDVLIGLFHSGVDYTYGGTTAKTYKNENASALVAEQVPGFDIVFAGHDHREWNKWVTNTAGKKVLVMGPQAHAREFPVAKMKLTYDSFDKTWKKEITSEVKHSKNYQPDPEYMAHFKPFVNEVKKWVNQPVAKLTAEIDTRDAFFGSSSFMGLIHKVQLAQSGADISLSAPTIFDTQLKKGELYVRDMFRLYKYENLLYTMKLSGKEIKGYLEYSYAGWFNTMKSSDDHLINFRKDKEGHLMENKGRGTYSLAKPYFNFDSAGGIKYTVDVRKPAGHRVHIISMSDGTPFRENHIYKVAVNSYRGNGGGGHLEEGAGIPHDELNARRISTTEKDLRFYMMKWLEKQGTYTPVNPENWKVIPQAWEKKARAVDEPMMFGKSGND; this is encoded by the coding sequence ATGAACTGGAAACATCTTGCGCGCGGAAGGTTCCTGCTGCTGATTCTTTCGCTCACGCTTCTCCTTTCTTCCTGCCAGAAGAAAACCGTCAACCTCGAATTCATCGAAACCAGTGATGTACACGGCTCCCTTTTCCCGTGGAATTTCATGACCGATACGACCGCCAATCATTCGCTGGCATCGGTTTATTCTTACGTGAAAGCCGAGCGGGCCAAACCCGACCAGGATGTGATATTGCTCGACAACGGCGACATTCTGCAGGGCGAACCCGATGTATATTTTTCCAATTTCCTGCAGCCCGATAGTACCAACATCGTGGCGCGGGTCTACAATTTCATGAAGTACGACGCCGCCACCGTGGGCAACCACGACATCGAAGCGGGACATCACGTGTACGACAAGGTGCGCAGCGAGATGCACATGCCGTGGATGGCGGCCAACGCCGTCCGCACCGACGACGGAAAACCGTATTTCAAGCCCTACACCATCATCGAGAAAGAGGGCGTGAAGATTGCCGTATTGGGCATGATTACCCCGCACATTCCGTACTGGCTTCCGGAAAAAATCTGGAAAGGGATGGAGTTCGAAGACATGATTGAAACCGCCCGGAAGTGGGTAAAAATTATACAGGAAAAAGAGCATCCCGATGTACTGATTGGCCTGTTCCACTCGGGTGTCGATTATACCTACGGCGGAACGACTGCCAAGACCTACAAGAACGAAAATGCTTCGGCGCTGGTAGCCGAACAAGTACCCGGCTTCGACATTGTGTTTGCCGGCCACGACCACCGCGAGTGGAACAAGTGGGTGACCAACACTGCCGGCAAGAAAGTTCTTGTCATGGGACCACAGGCACATGCCCGCGAGTTTCCGGTAGCCAAAATGAAGCTGACCTACGACAGCTTTGACAAAACCTGGAAGAAGGAAATAACTTCCGAGGTGAAGCATTCCAAAAACTACCAGCCCGACCCGGAATACATGGCGCACTTTAAACCGTTTGTGAACGAGGTGAAAAAATGGGTGAACCAGCCGGTGGCCAAACTCACGGCCGAAATCGATACCCGCGATGCTTTCTTTGGTAGCTCCAGCTTTATGGGACTCATCCACAAGGTGCAGCTCGCACAAAGCGGCGCCGACATTTCCCTTTCGGCTCCCACCATTTTTGACACGCAACTGAAAAAAGGCGAGCTGTACGTCCGCGACATGTTCCGCCTGTACAAATACGAGAATCTGCTCTACACGATGAAGCTCTCCGGGAAAGAAATCAAAGGATACCTGGAATATTCATACGCCGGTTGGTTCAATACCATGAAAAGCTCCGATGACCACCTCATTAACTTCCGCAAGGACAAAGAGGGCCACCTGATGGAGAACAAAGGTCGCGGCACTTACTCACTGGCCAAGCCGTATTTCAATTTCGATTCGGCAGGCGGCATCAAGTACACCGTCGATGTGCGCAAACCAGCCGGTCACCGCGTACACATCATCTCCATGTCGGACGGAACGCCCTTCCGGGAAAACCACATCTACAAAGTGGCGGTGAATTCATACCGGGGAAATGGCGGCGGCGGTCACCTCGAAGAGGGAGCCGGCATCCCGCATGACGAGTTGAATGCGCGACGCATTAGCACCACCGAAAAGGATTTGCGCTTCTACATGATGAAGTGGCTGGAAAAACAGGGAACTTATACGCCTGTCAATCCGGAGAACTGGAAAGTGATTCCACAAGCCTGGGAGAAAAAAGCCCGCGCCGTCGACGAACCGATGATGTTCGGCAAGAGTGGCAACGATTGA
- a CDS encoding GDCCVxC domain-containing (seleno)protein, whose protein sequence is MDFSDFQELKPIILKSVITCPECGFQKEETMPENACSFFYECTNCHTVLKPKEGDCCVYCSYGTVPCPPIQQGKNCC, encoded by the coding sequence ATGGATTTTTCCGATTTTCAAGAGCTGAAACCCATCATACTCAAATCCGTCATCACCTGCCCCGAATGCGGTTTTCAGAAGGAAGAAACGATGCCTGAAAATGCGTGCAGTTTCTTTTACGAATGTACCAACTGCCACACTGTTTTAAAGCCAAAAGAAGGTGATTGTTGCGTATATTGTTCGTATGGTACCGTTCCTTGTCCCCCAATTCAGCAAGGAAAGAACTGTTGCTGA
- a CDS encoding M23 family metallopeptidase gives MITENQKKRLRYKMKNPLRMVIFNDQNLHTVGQFRFTPQSLFMLIASVVILLIVAVILLIAFTPLREYIPGYPTGEMRQTIVQNALMVDSLESELAVRDRYFRDIRMLLAGETPPDETTSPDTIVRLDQIHFKKYDHDSLFQDQLSREQFNLSLNNQTPDRKRGISELLFFPPINGVITNHFDAASGHFGVDVVAKKNTRISSVLDGTVVFTGWTMQTGYVIEIQHEHNLVTFYKHNSELLKKAGDKVKAGEAIAIMGNTGMETTGPHLHFEMWQSGVPLNPEDYINF, from the coding sequence ATGATTACGGAAAACCAGAAGAAGCGCCTTCGCTATAAAATGAAGAATCCCCTGCGGATGGTGATTTTTAACGACCAGAATCTGCATACTGTTGGGCAGTTCCGGTTTACGCCTCAATCGTTGTTTATGCTCATCGCTTCGGTGGTGATTTTACTGATTGTGGCTGTTATCTTGCTTATCGCTTTTACGCCGCTCAGGGAATATATACCCGGTTATCCTACCGGAGAAATGCGTCAAACCATTGTGCAAAATGCGTTGATGGTCGATTCGCTGGAAAGCGAGCTGGCTGTGCGCGATCGGTATTTCCGCGATATCCGCATGTTGCTGGCCGGCGAAACGCCCCCGGACGAAACCACTTCGCCCGATACCATCGTTCGCCTCGACCAGATACATTTCAAAAAATACGACCACGACAGCCTGTTCCAGGATCAACTGTCGCGCGAACAATTTAATCTCTCTCTGAATAACCAGACTCCCGATCGCAAACGCGGCATTTCGGAGCTGTTGTTCTTCCCGCCAATCAACGGTGTCATCACCAACCACTTCGATGCGGCTTCCGGCCACTTTGGCGTCGATGTGGTGGCGAAAAAGAATACTCGTATCTCGTCGGTGCTCGACGGTACAGTGGTATTTACCGGATGGACGATGCAGACCGGATATGTGATTGAGATTCAGCACGAGCATAACCTGGTGACGTTCTACAAGCACAATTCCGAGCTGCTGAAAAAGGCCGGCGACAAGGTGAAAGCCGGCGAAGCCATTGCCATTATGGGGAATACCGGGATGGAAACAACCGGGCCGCATCTTCATTTTGAAATGTGGCAATCTGGTGTACCTTTGAACCCCGAAGATTACATCAATTTTTAG